TGTTGTCGTGCCAGACTTTAGTCATACGTAAAACTTTTGTTAAATGCACCTGAACCATGAAGCCACAGAAAAACCCCGACTGGGTCAGGAAACTTTACAAACAAAAAGCCCCTCTGGAAAACCCGGAGGGACCAAAAGCCTTCAGATTCAGCGGTTGGAGATGTGGATGGCCTGACGGTGCACGTGCTCTGCAGCCTCAAGCACCGCCTCACCCAGCGTGGGGTGTGCGTGAATGGTCAGGGCAATGTCAGACACCGTGGCAGCCATTTCCAGACCCAGAGAAGCTTCACCCAGCATGTCTGAAGCGTGCGGTCCAACAATGTGCACGCCCAACAGCAGGTCGGTTTCGGCATCGGAAACCATCTTCACAAAGCCGTCGGTGCTTTGCAGGGTCATGGCACGGCCACTGGCTGCAAAGGGGAACACCCCGGTTTTGACTTTGTAACCCTTGTCTTTGGCTTCCTGCTCGGTGAGGCCAACCCATGCAAACTCGGGGCTGGTGTACACCACTCCGGGGATGGCCACCACGTCCATGGCGCTCTTTTTGCCTGCGATCACTTCTGCAGCCACCAGACCCTCTTTCATGGCTTTGTGGGCCAGCATGGGGTTTCCGGCCACATCGCCAATGGCATAGATGTGGGGGATGTTGGTTTGCAGTTTGTCGTTGACTTCAATGAAGCCCCGGTCGCTGACCTTCACGCCAACGCCTTCAAGGTTCATGCCCTTGGAACGGGGACGGCGACCCACAGCCACCAGCACCCGATCAAAGATTTCGGTGCGTTTCTCGCCGGTTTCCACGCTTTCGATTTCCACGTGGAGGCCATCGGCTTTCTTCTCAAAGCGGTTGGCTTTGGTGCGCACTTCAATTTCGATGCCCTGCTTTTTGATGGCCTTCACAAACTCTTTGACGGCATCTGCATCTGCACCGGGAATCACCTGAGGGGCGAACTCGATGATTTTGACTTTGGAGCCGAGGTTGTTGTACACGTGGGCAAACTCGAAGCCAATCACGCCACCACCAATGCACAGGACCCGTCCGGGAATGGGATCAGGCACCACCAGAGCACCTGTGGAATCCACGATGTCTTGCTGGTCGATGGGGAAAGTGGGCAGGGTGGCAGGTTCAGAACCGCTGGCAATGATGATGTTTTTGGCGGTGACTTTCTGGTCTCCGACCTGCACGGTGTTGGCATCCACAAAGCTGGCGGCTCCGGTGAACACAGCCACCTTGTTGCCTTTCAGCAGGCTGCTGACCCCACCGGTCAGGCGTTTGACGATGCCTTCTTTCCAGCCGTTCAGTTTGGCGATGTCCAGTTTGGTCTCGTTGAAGGTGAGGCCAAAGTCTTTGG
This DNA window, taken from Deinococcus misasensis DSM 22328, encodes the following:
- the lpdA gene encoding dihydrolipoyl dehydrogenase, translated to MDYDVLVIGAGPGGYHAAIRAAQLGLKTAVAEMGAVGGVCLNVGCIPTKALLHAGEQMAESKHAKDFGLTFNETKLDIAKLNGWKEGIVKRLTGGVSSLLKGNKVAVFTGAASFVDANTVQVGDQKVTAKNIIIASGSEPATLPTFPIDQQDIVDSTGALVVPDPIPGRVLCIGGGVIGFEFAHVYNNLGSKVKIIEFAPQVIPGADADAVKEFVKAIKKQGIEIEVRTKANRFEKKADGLHVEIESVETGEKRTEIFDRVLVAVGRRPRSKGMNLEGVGVKVSDRGFIEVNDKLQTNIPHIYAIGDVAGNPMLAHKAMKEGLVAAEVIAGKKSAMDVVAIPGVVYTSPEFAWVGLTEQEAKDKGYKVKTGVFPFAASGRAMTLQSTDGFVKMVSDAETDLLLGVHIVGPHASDMLGEASLGLEMAATVSDIALTIHAHPTLGEAVLEAAEHVHRQAIHISNR